The DNA segment gcttccaggagttgcaATCAAGATTAACTACGACGCTggtgttgaccctgccagagggtacaaatggatttgtggtatattgtgatgcttcaagagttgggctATGgcgaggttaatgaagaactgtcatatgaagaaattctagtttccattcttgataggcaagtccggaagttgagaaataaataaattgcatccgtgaaagcgaaactaacaggttgaagaggccacttgggaagccgaggaagaaatgaagaaaaagtattcttatttgtttgaatatccATATATTTATAAAGATGTAATTTATGAGAATTCTAAGAGTTtctttctatgaattatgtatcatttgtacagttgatgttaagtgTGTTCCTTTCCTGGTAATTTATTGCTTGTGAGGCCATAATTGGTGTTGTTATGTGTTATGTTACGTCATTGGTTTATGTATATGTTttaaggatgtgtttctggggctctctgacaggtggataggtccagttacaaaggaaactctggcgaaatctttggaaatttggggagttagttaaatttgggACTACTGGTGTGGGGTAtgaaaaactgagttgcataaggtgctaataatgaaccttgaccctcattcgaggatgaatgatcttaagtggggcaggatgtaaggccccataaaagttTTCCAAAAAACCCGAATttcgtgatgccaaagtaggcgtagaggttaataatagtagagaTGGAAAATATTTGGCAGTGCGCtgaggagttgaaggaaaatatttggcagaaataggcatttctgcggcccattatgcggccgcgtaatcactctgcgggctgcagaatggccgcagagtgagtcAGTCTTCTAGgccattttttatgtcaatttcgcggccaaTTATATGGctgcataaccatttcgcgggccacaCTTTGATCGCATAATCAACCTTGGATTTtctcggagggaggttctgcggtgcattatgcgaccgcataacatgTCTGCGGCCCGCATAGTGACCATAGACTCGGTCAGTTCCCTTCCAGTTTTTGGCATCCAGGTTATGCGGCCGATATGctgaccgcataaccattatgcggccgatatgtggaccgcataaccattctgtggtcgcatatgcgaccgcatatcctgttccggggcttcatttttggggtttttaaactcGACCCTTCTTTGTTAAAACATGTAccatagctcattttgagcacatttatgatattctagagtgagagagagagttcttagagtgaTGGAGCAACCGTCAACCTaatatccatcaattcttgctcgacCATTGAGtattaacaaaggaagtctttaccctaaaggtaagaatctatgtcctagctctcaatttcgaaattttacaaaaattggTTAAATAGAGAGACAAAtattgggtgtgggggttgttgtcttgcatgcatgtatccttgaagtatgtgggaaggttgtgagctaaaattGGTAGATAATGGGCTGGGGAATggtggaatcttccacaaaaagggccttaaaatattgatgcacacctagtatttgataatatactcaaatgagctaaaaccatgatcatcttcctaattttggttcaacttgttgtatttctaaaatagaatgaagttgctaagaaatccagatcattttagagtttgagaagctcaattgaggtatgttatCTAAActcccttcttcttagaatcgaatcccaaggtgttcatgtaattggagtaagtccttgatcattatagaaCTGGCTATTcttaatgtgtttgtgttgaaggatgtatgttcaatattcattctaaatgcttcatcatgtcatctcgacatttgaggatgtgttcaaaatgtggaatatgtgttagaaatgttaagacttcatgtcaagatcgaaataaaggttgttacaCCAAATTGTacgaaaagcctctatgtgcctatgattcccaaattgctcatatgtgaatttaatgtcttgaatgggaagccttattgttgttgataatcataatgatatttgaatgtggaaaaagggactggaactatgaaatacggccaagtgccaagaatgactttgtaatcgtgatcactagtgccaatgaatcgaaagtatatgaaagaagtatgaagtgagatgattgattgaaaaaggtaatgtctcgggtgagacgacctagccgatcgggacATGATCGAaagccatgccgcacacatagtggtaactgtgctggaaattataaactgaaaaaggtaatgtctcgggtgagacggcctagccgatcaggccgtgatcgAACGCCATGCCtcacacatggtggtaactgtGCTTGAGATTATAATGAAATcatggttatggttgatgtctcaaatgagatgacctagccgattgggtctagatcggactctgtgtaagaatacagaggtattgtgaattgtggaatatcggcactaaagatcacccaacctaataacatggaaattgacttgaaaacttatgtgatccctaacttgatgttttaatgttatttgaagctcgtattgaattcttgactgttttccttgtattattattcattcaattgagatggtgtttagctatacatactagtgctattcgacggtactaacgtcccttttaccggagGCGCTGGATCATTAAATGGATACAGGTGTTTagatagcaggcagtgttgatcagcaTTAGTGGCAcatcctcttcccagcagacttggtgagtcccacttcatcccggggtcacgtATTGTATTTTTGATCATATTATTATCACGTCgcaaggtatagccggggccttgtcgtcGGTACTATCATagactcttttgtatcttttagaggctccgtagacactatgtgggttgtatatgggtgttgggaatgttaaacaagttatgttgtgtttgatcacttgttccactcagactataagaatatgtgtattttgagacttaaaagaGAAATAGCTAATGAAACGACTTAGtaatgtatatatgtatgaaCTTTCTACTGCCTAACTAATGAGAGCATGCCTTCTCTGTATCATAGATGATTCGGGTAGATAGTGTCTAGCGAGCTTGCTCGATAGGgtccactcggttgagcgccggccgcgctccccaaggttggggcatgacagagtgcccgagttctacctatttgaacacccttaagcattcgtctaagatatacacatgaaataagtgtaggtcatacATTACGTCTGGAAATAAACTACTgattcatatgaacaacatacgtgggaaagcatgcccaaaagacatgtatacatatttatatatatatacggaatacggtagggcgagccgacaaggccacatactatccaactatacttgactatctacagacctctaacagagtgtacaactgtataaaagatgggactgggccccgtcatacccatacgTATACAAAAGTATCATACCAAAACACAATAGCGGCTTCAGATCAAATGGAGAAAACCAACTCTTGCTGAGCAGGGATCCTAAGATGAGGGACCGTCAGCCTATCTACctgtacctgcgggcatgaaacgtaggcccaCAAGATataggggcgtcagtacgaataatgttagtatgtaaggcataaaaaataatatataacagacatgaaagaaacacGGAGTAAAAGACTCTACCTGTAAGtttgaatagctttgtgaatcatgaaacatttataatgacatgcatatgcgtataaatgtcatatcatatatatgtatatgcatacataacatcatcaagcttctgagggcatcccatcatataatcCTAGCCCCTGTGGGCGAAGTCATAAACgtgtaccagctgatcaggtggtggtgcgtatataacaccataacatttccccataccccatatacatatactatacgcgtatataacgccatctggtcatgggtcaatatacatgtataaatagaTGCAatacataatgaagtaagtcaatgagatctctcggaatgtcatgagacccatgaacagacgatatgatagtaggacatatggggaatccagaacctaggcaaccctagtacttctaagaatagaatcatttatgaaagttgtgtgcttACTCGTTTCATTGTATTATatcgatcatgccaaaagaaaagaagggataaccttaacatacctcaggttgtcaatgcaactcaacaacaagcttatgataactagcgcgccaaccctataacaaagaaatacatgtacgaCTTAGATTGTGCtagtatattacgtatctcaaacgataactcgattctaaaataaaacgggcagcatttcccctgattttactacttcctcaagcctactataggcgaaaTACAAACAAAATataatcagcaactcaaaaccaactTAATTACAATTCGAAACCTTTAATACAAAAAAAacaccaaatataccataacacacccaatcaacaagttatcaattagcctgaaactgcaacgacgagcgaccaacctactaccctaccacatgtggtaTTTCTCCACGCCCTTGTTAtacttccaaactccataaatcggcagcacaataggccaacacgagggtactacaaaacagtccactaaaagtggaaaaaaatagaactcacggctttcgatcaccgtcccgtgagttctaactattaggaatctaatttatcaaccttccttgatatttaaacacttaaatacagaaattagatgtttcttaactatgaagtaccttacaAAACTCGAACTACAAGGAAAAAAgagaggcggtataatgatacttacgtcgtagggatcgttctgatgttatcgcttctcgatttcgtacCCGGAATGTTAGTATTCTTTGGAACCCTATTAGAGATCTCACTGATATGTTTTATGGTGTTCTCTTGTTGGGTTCTATgtaaaaatgaaaagagagacgagttaagacctatatatcaacttttgaaaagtcaaagaggtgctagcttggcaccctcgcattggcccatcttccgacgcttatatctttttatccgaatGTCGTATGAACGAATGGTTAACTACGCtagaaactaaattccaagaccttcaactTGAAATATGtcccaaaagacctcatatagaacacaaaatttatttctcaaaaagctccattAAAAgccaaatccttagtcggttttttcgcaacttaaatccgatttttccaaaactgtatattttttatccaaacatcatatatagtcatattatgactttaaaattatttaaatcatgattaacaagtctcgtattcattatacgtcaccttgggacgcacatggTGTAACAACTAACAAGTCCCAATATCTTACCCAAACCTATCCAAAAGCTCAAAAAATCGCAATTAACATCAAAATCAGGAATTGAGAATCAAGATCAGTCTCTTCAGTTGCAAACCTTCTAACGTCCACAACATGTCTGAACCATGCCTAAACATTTCAGATTcaaaccaaactttgcacacaagctTGAAATCACAAAATGAACCTATTCCATATCCTGAAACAACAATTCGAGTACAacttcatcaaagtcaactcccggtcaaacttatgaactctccaaaccttcaaatttttaatttttggcaAGAAGTGCCAAAACATCATAggaactttcaaatccaaatccgaacatacgcctaagtctaaaatcactatacgaacagatgtgggaccatcaaatcaccaatcccAGACTATctattcaaaagtcaaaccttggtaaactcttaacaacttaaacttccaaaatgAGACTAAATGCCTCCAATCACTCTCAAACCTTCACGAAAAATAACAAACACACATACAGAAAGCATCAAATCGGGGAAtgaggctcaaatacacaaaatgaccggccaggttgTTACAGtttatttcttttgaaattttcatttAGTGAGTGTATTAAGTTAAACATTTTAAGAGAAAGGAAGTACACAAATACTCTTAAGAATGTATAAATTAAAAACCCTAAAAGGGAGATAATATGGACTGAAAGTAGTATCAAAATTTTATCTGcacttgtaaaaaaaaaaaaaaaaatggctcCGCATCATTATTTATTAAGATCATATAATAATATCACCTAGGTTCAGTTTTTAACATAGTGGTATTTTCTAATTTAACAAGGAAATTAGTTAAGAAAATGAATGGTGAAGTTAGAAAGTCTAACATTCCATGACAACTTGCTTGGAGgggcaaaaaaaaaattgaagaaaaaaagagtagAATATGGGAACACAATATACATATTGTTTTCTGGGAACTAATAGAATACAATATGTAACTGGGGAGAAGGTACAGGCCAAGTCAAAAGTGTCAAACGAGTTAAACATTATTTAGTTACTTCTCCAGCATTGAGAAAAACTATAGAGCTTAATTGCATATTGCGGCTTTGTGGGATAGTAGGACGAGTTCAAATTCTTCAATTCTTCAATCCTTCACTCACATGCCATCTTTTTCTTTAATTGTCACAAATTTTCTCCAAACTTTCTCtttctatatatctatataaagTCCCCCACCACCTTCTCTCATGTAGTAATCCAAACATACATCTTTCTTCTCACCTCATCTCatatttctctctctctaaaGCCCTTTTTCTCTCCATCTCTTTAATTTGATCAAAAACTGATTCATCTATCAACACCTTTTTTCCATCTATCAATCAGTTTCTCCGTTTAGAGTAAAATCATTTGTCGTGATGGATCATCACCATATTAAAGTCGGTTTGAGCCGTGGAGGTAATTACAATAAAAATAACAACCATCAACAACAGCATGAAGAAGACATGGACCTCCGACAAGGTCCATGGACCGTCGAAGAAGACTTCACCCTCATCAACAACATAGCTCACCATGGTGAAGGTCGCTGGAATTTTCTCGCCCGCTCTGCTggtatatttttatgtgttatgtTTCACCTATTCTTTTTATATTTAACCATCGACGACGTTGATTTAATTGATGAGACGCACGTTTATCGTGCTGGTTAGATCTTTAGTTCTCAAAATATGGGCTTTTCTGGTCTCTAACCAATGGGTATATATGTTGGACAGTTCGTGCTAGATAAGGATTTAAGTGGGCGTGGTTTGTAATTTCTTTCCGTACTAGGTAATCCTTTAAAAGCAGAAAACTCATccaataaacaaataaaggtaaaGGAAAGGAGATATAATTGGCAagatttattattaaaaacaaaagagaagaaaaaaagtgtAATTGCTACATGTATGAACTTTATCAATAATTGAGCTCAGAAATGAGAAATGTAATACTTGAATGGCATGGAACTGTAATAGGTTTAAAGCGAACTGGGAAAAGTTGCAGATTGAGATGGCTAAATTATCTCCGCCCGGATGTTCGACGTGGAAACATCACTCTTGAAGAACAACTTGTGATTCTTGAGCTGCATTCTCGTTGGGGCAATCGGTATGTTAAACATTAGTGAGTGTAGTTTCAGGCTTGTTTGGGTACTCGATTCTGATCAATTATGTTATATAAGTGTAGGTGGTCAAAAATTGCTCAGCATTTGCCAGGAAGAACTGACAACGAGATCAAGAATTACTGGAGAACCCGAGTGCAAAAGCATGCCAAACAACTGAAATGCGACGTGAACAGCAAGCAATTTAAGGATACCATGCGTTATCTATGGATGCCAAGGCTAGTTGAGAGAATTCAAGCAGCTGCCACCACAAACTCCAATCAAGTGACAATTAATCCAAATATGGGTATATCTGAAGTTGTGCCTATTCACAACAATAACAACGCTATTAATAAGCCAAGAATGAGTGAGAATTCAATTAGCACGGCAGCTTCATCAGAAAACTCATTTGGGACGCCTGTTTCTGACATCACTGATTGTTGCTACAACTATCCCCCAGTTATAAGTAACAATCAGCAAGATTATTTTCATCAAAGTACTCAACTCGGAGAATCTTTAACCATCCCCACGGGTCTAGAATTCCATGCTGCAATGGATCAGCAAAACATGAGTCAATGGATGGACAATGTGTGGAACACTGAGGACATGTGGTTCATACAGCAGCAACTGAACGACAACAATGTCGTCTGAGGATTAACCAAACTGCTTAAATACAATAAGAGCAAACATCATCACATCACGTGTAGaaaaaacaagtaaagaaaatttgtggatttatcaaaaattcatcctTCTGTAGGACACACACATGTAGCTTCTTGGGAGAGAGACTTGCAGGACTAATTAGGATTTTCATGTTTAGTATCTTAGAACtacttttcttctctattttagtttttcttgtcttttctttctttttccatgGAGGGGGTTGGGTTAAAAGGATTCATGATTTGTAACTTCTTTTGATATTATTTAAAACATCTCTAGTTCTTTGAACTATATTCTTTTCTTTAACAATTTTGTATGTTCTTTCGATTTTATTCTTCTTTCTAGAGCGGGCGATAGAAATCGATAGAAGATTTAAGAAACTAACAAGAAAATTCCACACTCAGATTGTACTAGCTAGACatgattccttttcttttcttgtatCTTGCTTATGTAATCTATTCATTGGCTAACTAAAGTAGACTTAAGGTTGCATTATAGAAGGGGAAATAGGTTATTATAAGTATAAAGACGATATTAAAATGTGGGAGGAGTGTTCATAATTGGTGGCACTATCTTTACTAGTGAAAATGTCATTGTTACTTCTAGTGTTAGCCACAAGACGTGGAATTTCCGAAACATAGGCTATGGGGCCTGAACCAGATAAAAAGATCCTTGTCCTTGCTCTAGATTAAGGAAAAAAAGTACAGAAGCAATGAATTAAGGACGTGGCATATTCTCAgttctatatttattaattagttaaatCCATATTGCTGGAATTCCATCCCCTTATTAGTGTAAAGTCTCCCATTACTGTGATCTTATCATCATATTGTGTGAATGTTACCTGAGTGGCTTCCAATGTCACTAGAGACTAATTGCTACTGATTATAACTTAACATTATATAAACTTCTCAATTATCTCTTAAGAGACATCTCATTATTAATCTTTGTTCTGTTTTGGCACTTTGTTTGCCATCTTACGAACAATGTTTCACTGAGCCCATAAAACTCGACAACGTTCCCATCTTTATATTCTTCTTTTAATGTCTGTCAATCATCTCTCTAACACATCCCTAGAAGCTGCGGTTAAAATACTGATTATTAGGTTTTCGCATTTGTTTTTGACAATAAAATTATACAGAATGCACAAGATACATGCATTTTCCCCTAAACCTTTATGTAGTTTTTAAAGGTCAagcagagaaaaaaaaaatcctttatCCTTCCTACTAATCAGTGAAAAAGAACAACATCGACGAACCTCGAATTTCCCTTTATTTTTTAGCGAATCTCTTCTATACAGATTAAcctataattaatatttatttaaattctagtgtttttatttctttttcttgaagATACGCATTAAAGAGACGTGCCAATTGGAATTCTTTTATCGGATGTCCCCAGCGACAAGGCCCGATGGTAGTTGAATGAGTTCGGTTTTAATTGCGGTGTGAATGtgatgtttacccgtaaaacagtaTAGCTAAATTTATAGCGTACTTTATAGACAAGCGGATCGATTTGAAccaaaagtaataaataaatgaGAACAAAAGTAAAATTGTCAGATTAAAGGAGATAACAAACCTAACTAAGAACTTAGCCTTTCCGATGACAAGAGTGAATGCAATGTTCGATGATTAGAATTGAGAGTAATATGACAATAGATTATAACTTTTTGTGTGTGGAGTATTTCGTGTCAACATGGATGTCAATCTTTCTATATATAGCCCTATTTAGGGAGACAAGATCATcaaatcaagctcctcttgaatgagaataaaatcgTCATTGATGGGTGCATAACAGTTGCCCGTTGAATGTTATCCGATGACAAAGCTTTGAATCTTTATTACCGGCTGCTCTGTCTTCGTGATTCGCTCAGCACTGATTGCATGCTTGCATCCAGTGTCAGCTGTCTGCTGACTCACATTCACTCCATCATTCGCCCAGTTGTCATTAACCAATTTTTAGCCCATACAGACAGTCCCCTACTTTCAAGTGACGCAACTTAGTGTTACCGGGAAGTAGATAAGAGTTGTTTTTTTGGGCGAAAAAGTCCCTGAATAGACTCTGACACTTGAAAGGACGCACATCTTCTCGCATTAATAACCCGAACATGTGTTACTCCGTGGTTCAGCAAATATTTTCGAAATATTTCCGCATGTTttcgaggtaatcatgaccaccATTTTGCCTCTATAACTTCTCCACTACTCCTCATTCTAACTCTTTACTCTTACAACTTCCTCTTCTTCTCTAACTTTTCTTAGATTAATGCTTCAGAACTTCAGcattatcaataaaaattttcTTCACAAATTTCTCATCATCATGTCTTCTTACACTGCTATCTCCAAAAACTCTGGCCTTCTTTACAGTGGGggcccaaagaaaaacaaaaccaaTGAGGTTGACGTCTAGTCTGAACCTCCAACCgtaaacaccatcataccactTCACCTTAGCACGGCATCTAATTTTCAAGAGCATAAACCACCTCTAAATGCCTGTTCATAGATACCattcttccattcgtccttctAGCATCCCTGTTGTGAATGAGGAATGTAATTGGGGCAACGTCGAAATCCTCACCCCCGATGTGATAGAGCGAGTTACCTACTCCAAGCTGGGGTTCAAGTATGTCTAAACTTACCCCTTCATTTTGGGTCCTTTCACCTTGGGAGCGGGTGAAGGAATTGACCAATAATCATAGAATTTTGCTACCGGTACCAAGTGTGCTTGGCCCAGGCATGCCAATCCATATAGCGTATGCTGGCCTGCCTCCGCCAATTATGTGCTGAGACTAGGCAAACCCCAACTGTCACAGATATGTTGAACCTTTACTCCCCAGAGATCTTATGTGGTGGTGTTCTAAAACCCGTGACGAcctgataggtcgttttgagtgcTAGCCCTTATTTCcttattctaagacctcgaataGTTCCGTTTAGTGTTTCTCAATCGCGTGCATTGTCCTTGTCTTTTTTCGAAAAGattttatgtaaaaatttgaagaaaacacAAATTTTATCTTTAAAAGTGACTTAAGTTGACTACGGttaatattttatataaacaTCCCCGGATAGgtattttgacgatcccggtgggtccgtatcatgattttgtacttaggcgtatgcccggaattgaatttgaaagtccctaacttgatttgactTGATTTGTCGAAAACTAGAAACTTGAAGGTTTAAATATTTCTTAgatttgaccgtaggttgactttaagGCTACCGAGCTCGGATTTTGATTTCGGGACTTGGTGTAGTTCCAATATCCTATTtaaaacttgtttgcaaaatttggtgcgaaacggagttagtttgataggattcagacgctcgGTTGTGAATTTTGACATTCTTGAGTTTCTTTGGAAATTTGATACATTTTGatgttcgattcgtagttctagatgttattttggtgttttgattgcgcgagcgagttcgtatgatattattacacttttgtacatgtttggttttgagcccgatgggctcgggcgagtttcggataggctacagaccatttgaacttagaaaaattctGGTTTCAGCTATTTGCTAATATCTGATGtcttgaacttagaaaaatgctTGTTTCAGCTATGTAAACTTAGGAAAATGCTGGTTTCagctattttgttgatatctagtgtcttgtgcttcgcgatcgcttAGGGGCAATGGGGTTAGGGAGGAATTTCTTCATCACAGACGCGAGGatctggtcgcgaacgcgaagtagcAGGGGGTTTACCCTTCGCAAACACGACCTTCCTCTCGTGAACGTGTAGGGTTAGGGGGGATATAGGAGGAAGCTGTCAggtactctatgcgaacgcgagcctAGGCTCACAAACCCGATGGCTGGTGGGGAGTAagcctccgcgaacgcgaagag comes from the Nicotiana tabacum cultivar K326 chromosome 14, ASM71507v2, whole genome shotgun sequence genome and includes:
- the LOC107759009 gene encoding transcription factor MYB78-like, translating into MDHHHIKVGLSRGGNYNKNNNHQQQHEEDMDLRQGPWTVEEDFTLINNIAHHGEGRWNFLARSAGLKRTGKSCRLRWLNYLRPDVRRGNITLEEQLVILELHSRWGNRWSKIAQHLPGRTDNEIKNYWRTRVQKHAKQLKCDVNSKQFKDTMRYLWMPRLVERIQAAATTNSNQVTINPNMGISEVVPIHNNNNAINKPRMSENSISTAASSENSFGTPVSDITDCCYNYPPVISNNQQDYFHQSTQLGESLTIPTGLEFHAAMDQQNMSQWMDNVWNTEDMWFIQQQLNDNNVV